From the Sebastes fasciatus isolate fSebFas1 chromosome 9, fSebFas1.pri, whole genome shotgun sequence genome, the window TCGGTCAGTTCCCAGACGATCGTCACTGTTCGCGACTGCGTACCCTGATAGCGCACTTCGCCCCGGCTGAAGTGCtctttgaaaaggggaacccgTCTGTTGAAACGCGCAAAATCCTCAAGGCCTCGCTGTCCTCTGCTCTGCAGGAAGGACTTACTGCAGGCACCCAGTTCTGGGATGCTCAGAAGACTCTGAAAACCCTTTCAGAAGAAGATTACTTTAGAGAGATTGCTGACAAGGACCAGGGGACGGGGAACAACTTTCTTCCTGCTCTTCTAAAAAAGATGACCTCCGAGAGCGATTCCCTGTGCCTCACGCCTAAAGAGGGCTATGAGCTGGGCCTGTCAGCGCTGGGTGGATGCATTTCCTACCTGAAGAAATGTCTGGTAGACCAAGAGCTGCTCTCTTTGGCCAACTTTGAAGAATATGTCCCGGTTGATGTCGAGCTGGAGAAAGCTGCCGGACCTGCCAGCTTCTTTGTCCAGACCCGCCAGCGGATGGTCCTCGATGGAGTGACTCTGGCGAACTTGGAAATCTTTCAGAACGGGTCAGGAGGAACAGAAGGGACGCTGCTGGAGCGTTTGGACACCTGCTCTACCCCCTTTGGCAAGAGGCTGCTGAAGCAGTGGCTCTGCGCTCCTCTGTGTAACCCCACATCCATCAAGGACCGGCTGGATGCAGTGGAAGACCTGATGGCAGCTCAGGCCCAGGCTACTGAGGTTTCAGACCTGCTGAAGAAACTCCCAGATTTGGAGCGTCTACTGAGTAAAATCCACAGCATTGGCACTCCTCTGAAGGGCCAGGATCACCCGGACGGCAGAGCCGTTCTCTACGAGGAGGTCACCTACAGCAAGCGCAAGATAGCAGACTTCCTCTCAGCACTGGAAGGTTTCAAAACTATGCAGGAGATCATCACCGTCCTCGCTCCGGTTTCAGACGAATCTCAATCCGCACTGCTCCGTCAAGTTGTCAGTCTGAAAGGTGAAAAGGACGGCCTCTTTCCCGACCTCTCCGCCGAACTCAGGCGCTGGGAGACCGCCTTCGACCACCAGAAAGCCCGCACCACCGGCGTCATAACCCCTAAAGCTGGCTTCGACCCAGAGTTCGACCAGGCTCTGACTTCGATCAAGAACTGCGAGCGAGAGCTGCAGGATTACCTggacagacagaagaagagagTCGGCTGCAAAAGCATGTCCTACTGGGGAACTGGGAGAAACCGCTACCAGATGGAGGTGCCCGACAACGTCTCGGAGAGGAATATACCCGAGGAGTACGAGGTGAAGTCTACAAAGAAAGGCTGGAAGCGTTACGTGACAAAAGAGACCGAACGGCTGTTCTCCGAGCTGCAAGGGTTTGAGGAGAAAAGAGATGCTGCCCTGAAAGACTGCATGAGGAGGCTCTTCTACAACTTTGACAAGAACTATAGAGACTGGAAGACTGGCGTGGAGTGCATGGCAGTGATTGGtaattacattatttttattcGTGTTAataagtattatttttttaatgcatgctTCAATAAAATGCGATGCATTGTCGATTGTCTCGTCCTCACAGTGTAATTTCCTTTTGATGCTTCCGCTGTCTTGAGCTTGTGAAAACGAGTTTGCATCGCAGGTGTCTGCTCTGAATCCATTTCCTGCAGATGTTACAGATATCCGTAATATGTATTTAAGATGCCGAACATCAGCAGTCTTAGTGCTTGTTGTTGAAGACTTGCTGTCATTGAGTAACTACTCCATTATTCCGCTCAGCTGAGTTGACACcaattagtttgtttttcagtTATGGAAATTGTGCGCCGGTGTTTGCTCCTCACAGAGGGAGAGCTAATTGCGTAGTTTTATTACTGCTCTCTGGTGCGGTAAGATAATGCGCTCGTAATGTGTTTTCCTTGCCATCGCTCAGCCACAGGTTAtgtttgctttttatttatatcGCTTTTTAAGAGCTGAGCTGCATAATAATCTCTTAAAATACAAAGACGGCCGGTAGCTTATTATCGTTTTTAGAGTTTTTAAAGGATGACTGGTTCAGTGTTTAATTCCCTCTTCATTTTTATCACTAATGAATTGTCAATTTGTTTTCAGATGTGCTGCTGGCCTTGTCGCGCTACAGTCAGGGCGGAGACGGACCGATGGCCAGGCCACAGGTGGTGCTCCCTGAGGGCGATGACCAGGTGGCGACCTTCCTTGACCTCGTTGGATCCCGCCACCCTTGTGTCACCAAGACCTTTTTTGGAGATGACTTCATCCCCAATGACATCAACATCGGCTGCCCTGGTGGCGGTGAAACAGATGAGGAAAAAGAGCACGCCTCCTGTGTGCTCGTCACGGGACCAAACATGGGTGGAAAGTCCACTCTCATGAGACAGGTGGGTCATTTATGGATATTGACTACAAAATCTTAACAGGAGTAAATTATAGGTGATCTGAATTTTACATCCACATTGACAGTTCAGCTCAATTTGAAGTCTCTGTTAGCCCATATTGAGATATAGTGCTGCTCTTTTTGTACAGTGTGGACTCGTGATCATCCTCGCTCAGCTGGGTTGCCATGTTCCCGCCGAGAGCCTGCGCTTCACACCAGTTGACCGTGTCTTCACTCGGCTGGGAGCCTCGGATCGGATCATGGCTGGTAAACCTCACGAACTCCTGTAACGTAACAGACAATGTCTTAAGCTTTCACCTCATGGGGCTAATCATGTATCATTCTAATATGTCTTCTTTAGGAGAGAGTACCTTCTTTGTGGAGTTAAGTGAGACTGCCAGCATCCTGCACCACGCCACCAAACACTCGCTCGTGCTCCTGGATGAATTGGGTACGTCTTCGTTGTTGATTTATTATTCACAGTAACAGTGAGCATCAGTTGTTTTCGGAGTGTAACTGAACAGCCGTGAACTGTTTGCAGGAAGGGGCACAGCCACATATGATGGCACAGCGATCGCCAGCGCTGTCGTGAAGGAGCTTGCTGAGAAGATCTGCTGTCGCACCCTCTTCTCCACACACTACCACTCACTGGTGGAGGACTACGCCAACAACCCTGCTGTGCGGTTGGGCCACATGGTGAGTACCCGCGatgcaaaaacatgacaaatacgGCACTGCACAGGCAAGCAGTTACAGGaatgttaaaatgtaaaaaagctTTATAACAAACACGATTATCTAagaaaatatattcaaaattTCTGTCGACAACTTGCTTTCTTATCTGTTACGTCCCTCATTGCTATTCAGTTCCATACAGTCTATTTTCTGATAGTAAAACCTTTTGGGACAGTGAATTGACTCTTTGTTAAGCGCCGCTGCTACTCCGTGGAGCTGTCAAAGCTACCATAGAGCCCACACTGTCACTAACTGCACTCCCtggataaatatatattatctaattttcaggaaaaacaaaaaagaaatttcAGAGAGAAGCTGACAGAAGGGTCTACAATATGCGTTTAGAGGATATATCAGGATTCCTGGTAGGATGTCAAActgagggctgcaactaacaattattttcatgatcgattaatctgctgattattctctcgattaatcatttggtctataaaaagtcagaaaatagagaaaaatgtccatcccaatTTTTTCAatgtccaaggtgatgtctttaaatgtcttgtttcgtcagtccaaaacccccaaatattcagtaatattatataaaacagagaaaagccagtcatctccatatttgagaggctgaaaacagcatttatgCATGAAAAACACTTTAATGATTAATTCATTATCAAAATCGTTGACGATAATTTCTGTTTCTATTTGTCTATCTAcggactaatcgattagtcgaccaatcgttgcagctctaattcaCTGCTACAATCATTACAAAGCAAAAGCAGCATGTGTTTACAATCAGTATAACTTCAGAAGCTTAGAGCCTGGGAGGTATTGGGTATATTATTTCATAAAAATTATGTTATTAGTTTTCTCAAAGTAATAATTTGTGTTCAAACTGTGAAGAAACCATATCTTACTGTCTGGTCTCATAGATCACATAATGTTATGTTTAACAGgaaaatatgtatattatatgcCATCAAAATGATTGACTCGTGTGCCCTGGTATTAAGTATAATGTCCCCGTTTTGTCCTTTAGGCGTGCATGGTGGAGAATGAATGTGAGGATCCAAGTCAAGAGACGATCACATTCCTCTACAAGTTCATCACTGGCGCTTGTCCAAAGAGTTACGGCTTCAACGCCGCTCGACTCGCCAACCTGCCGGAGGTGGTCATCCAATCGGGACACAGGAAGGCAAAAGAGTTTGAGAGGAGCACCATCAGCCTCAGACTCTTCAAGTACGTATTAGTATTGGGGTTAAATATTCTGTAACTGCTGCACTGACATGCAAAGCAAGGATTTGAACTTGGTATTGGTAAATGCCAAAGCTTAGTCATCACTATTTCgcccctccctcttctctcaTCTTGCAGGAAACTCTGCCAGTTTGCTGAAGACGCCACACCGGGCAACACACACTTTTCTTCCTTTGTTCAGATGCTCAACACGCTGTAGTTCTGAAAACATGAGTTGTAGTTCTGAAAACATGAGTTGTAGTTCTGAAAACATGAGTTGTAGTTCTGAAAACATGAGTTGTTCTTgctgaatgtttgtttttctcagcACTTGAAAAAACACTACTGTAATGatctaataaagtttatttttaaaaaaatgacaatgttTCATCTAGGAAATTAAACCCTTTTAATTCACGCTAGCGCCTACATAACGGTTATTGAATACTTCACAATATATTAAGTCTAGATGTTATGATACATGCATACATTTCAGTCTGTATGAGAACCCACAATCACCAGTACACATGaatggggaggagggagaggggggggcaaTGAAACCATATAGCGCTGTATATAGATACTTGTCTCAGCTTCAGTAGAGTAAAAGCCTTTTAAATTCTCCAGCAACATTAACAAACGaggaaaaacacatcaaaattAGCTGTGCTTTCACAAGACttgtctctgttttgtttttaacataaagtctaaaaataaattgtgtatcTTAACAGGCCAAGAAGCAGCATGTGTGCCTGTTATtgaagagaaaaagacagattCTGATACAGGGTAAGCTGTATATAGATTTTATAATCTATTTAAACTGAAGTCAGTGAGTTTGGCAGTGTACTAAAGAAGGTACAACCATCCAAATGGCCTTTTCCTAACAGATGTATTATAATGCCCTTACCCCAACAagcaatgtgttttttaatttggtAAATAAGAAAAGAGGAGGCTGTATTTTAATTAGAATATCATCTGGCTAAACAAAGTACACCCCCTAAATCGTTATAAAGCTGCAGCCTTGAGTAAAAATGCTCGATTTTTGCCCCACATCTTTCTTCCTCCAAGTTTGGTCTTGCATTACAGTCCTgtacaaacagaaaataaacaaaatatgcaTAGATTATGTAAAACCGACTGAAATATCACAACTGTTCGGCTCCCTTTACAtagacaaacatttatgatgctactccaaacaggaaaaaaaaaaagcaatacaaGTCTGGTGAAAGCACATTTCATCAACATCTATTGTTCGGTATTGCAAAATGTAAATGAGTCAACATTGCTGGAGAAAATGTTTagtgtttttctcttttctctgatCTCTTTCACAGAAAGAAGTTCGATACTGCGACATGTATAATTACAGCAATTCTAGGGTAtaataaccaaaaaaaaaacacatttaataaaataaagacattcaAGTACAGTAagatttttgcatgaaaatacAAAACTACACAAAAAGCATTAAAATCAAATCTCAAGTTgtcttgaggaaaaaaaaaaaaagctgaagtgCTAGGTCATTTTTCCCGTACATTATCGTACGAGCACGTCGGTTGCCCAGTGATGGAAGCATTGTTGTATTTGGGGGCCTTTTGCCTCCTCATGAGAAAAGTTGTGCCTGTTCCGGCGGAGCGTCTGTCCACGATGGGTCTGTACATGACTGCAGTATTTCATTCCTCCGCTTCTTAAAAGCAGGCGAGCCTCTGTGGCTTTTTGTCCGTCTCACCGGCTTTCGCTTGCTTGACCAAACCAACACACCCACAAACCCTGAGTCAGCTGCTCTTCGGCTCTCTCCCACTgatgtcatcttttttttgttttttttgttgtcaaataattgaagaaaaagaaaaatcgaGGCATCCataatcagactttttttcttaaattgtCTCCTTTTAGCATATTCATGTCCAAgtctttttctttaaaaagtcaCTTTATATGCTCTGTATTTTTAGTTTggatgtcctcctcctcctccactgcaCAACGTAAAGTGTCTTATGTCCATGGAAGCGCAAGAGGACCTCTGGTGATGAGCTCAGTTGTGCTGCAGTGTATTGGACTCTATAGGAGGAGCTGAGTCATACAGTGTGTCTGTGTCGTGAGTCGGCTCGCCGGCTAACGTGCAAGGATTTGACAGCGTCCCCGCACCACAGTCACAGAAGAATCTGCAGGAGGAGAAATAATTATGTTCAGTTAAACTAGGCCAGggtgcattttgttttacatctAAAACCACATCATTCGTTTCTAGTGAAATGGGGTCAACAACACTGACCTATCGTGTCTGATGAACTCCACGTCGTGTCCTTGGTGACACTTCTTGATGCAGTTCACACAGATGGCGTTGCGGTCTGTTGTGTTACAGGTGTGACACCTGTGGGGGACCCAAATTGTGTTTGTTAATCACAAATCGGATAAACAATGAGTCACCTGGATTGCGAGTATAAACAGAAATTACCTGTAAAAATCGTGCATTGGGTAGCTGGTGTAACTTGAAATCTTGTACAGGCACTGACCTCTGCTCACAGCCTTTTCAATGGCATCTTGAttgttcattattttattatctggaggaaagaaagcaaaaaaaaagaaattggtATATTTTGGTGTTTTAACAGGCGATTCAAGAAAATGTGTTAAAAGATCTTTGTGACCAATGAGAGTACCTTTCATTGTAACATTGACACCAGATGCAAGAAACAATCCCCCAAAGCGATTGTTGAAGATCTGATTGCCCTCTAGAGTCGCTGTGGCATGATTGGTGATCTCAATACCTAGTAGACAAAAAAGCACAGTACACATTACAGAACTCCTAGATCCCATTAGCGAGGCATACTGTACCTCATTAagaactgtttgtaagaatgACAGATTACAGCCTGTGTGCAGGTGTTACCCACCTGCTGCGAAGCCGTCAAATATCCTGTTTTTCCGCAGTACGGGGTGGCTGTTGGTGCTAATGAGGACTCCTGCTTGGGCATTTCTGAAGATGTCGTTTTCCTCTAACAAACCTGAAGACAGAAAACAGACCGTCAGACCTACAAACCACTGACATGAAAATCAAACTGTACAAATGTCTTAGAGATATAAAGTGCGTAGCTGAAAATATGTTAATCTACCGAACAATTCAAGGCTGTATTTTCCGTAGATTATAAACAAATCAACTCTCTAGCCAACTGAACTCCAGAAAGATCCTTGCATGCTAGACCTCTAGCAGCGCTAAAGAGCTGTCTTTCTATGAGAAagtctgttttgtttgtctcaCAATTAGGTTTAGTGAGAAACAATGTGATCAGTATCCCCTCATTTTCAAACAATAAATTGATTAGTGACCTCTTCCTCCGTTGAATATACAGATCCCGCCGTCTCTCCCGTCGTGGATCTTATTCCTCCGCAGAGTGGGGTTGCTGTCCGTCTTGATCCACACTCCTGCCATAGCGTTGTCAAAGATCTCATTGTCCTCAATGAAGCCCAGGCCTGAAAAAcacattcatgttttattattagGGCAACTAGGAATAACTGTTGTCACTGTATATTAACAATAAGTACCCGTAAAAATCAAACAGAAAAGACTTCTAAGCTTCTCACCTGAGTTGTAAACCAAGATGCCTCCATTCTGGCCTCCCCAGATCTTGTTCCGCCTGATCTTGGGATTGCTGCCAGTCCTGTCAAAAAAATAGGGGCACACCAGGACAGCTGATCCACTGCCTCACTGCTAAATGCTCTTCCTAGTGAAGTATTGTAGTGAATATTTCCATATCAGTCATTTTCCACAAACCTAATTTGAACTCCGGAGTACATATGATTGTAGATATCATTGTCTTCCAGCACGCCATGGCCATTGTCATAGAAGTAGACCCCAACCtgtttaaatgaaaatatatattagcTCATTTATTCCTGCTATTAAAATGCACTTTATGATTGTGATTCAATATGACGGAGCTACCCACATGAGATTATAGAACAATTTGCAATGTGTGATCACATATGGCATCAGAAGTATGACATAAATATGCCAGTGCAACTACATCACACCAGATAACAGCATAGATCTCAAGAAGGTGTATGTGGGAGTTTGTCACTTTACATTTATTCCGCATCATTCAACTTGTAACTAGCCTGTATAATCGTACCTGCTTCCCGCTGTGTATCCTGTTCCTCCTCAGTACTGGCGTACTGCCCGTCGTCACCCACACTCCTGCCAGCGTGTTGCTGTACACCTCGTTCTCCTCGATGACGCCCTGTCCTTTTTCATGCTGTGTGATGATTCAAACCCACCATGCATCAATGCTATGTTTACGAATTATAAGAAAGCTGAAGAAGTGAAAACAGTCCAAAATATAAGACGACTGTTATAGAAAAACATGCTGCTGGTGTAATTCATGGGTTTATATTTACCACGTATATGCCGCCATGCTGGCCATCGTGGATCTTGTTATGTCGGACAATAGGGCAACTGTTTGTCCTGATCTGGATTCCTGCCAGGGCGTTACCGTAGATGTCGTTTCCTTCAATGAGGCCTCGGCCATCACCGAAAATATAAACGCCACCTTGGTTGCCATTGAAAATAGCATTGCCCCTGTATTTGGACAAAACAACTCATTTTAGAGCATGATATAACTTTTAATTTAGTATTTGACCTTTGACAGTGAGGCCACACACCTTATTGTGGGGTCGCTGTTAGAGGTGATCCACACCCCGGCAAAGTTATTTGCATAGATCTTGTTTTCTATGAACTGGCCGCGGCCCTTTTCGTGCACGTAGATGCCCCCCGTCTGACCGTGATGGATCTCACAGCGAACCACCGTTGGATTGGCGTACGCCTTCACCTCGAAGCCGGCTATGCGGTTCCTATGGATGTTACAGCTCTCAAAGTAACCCTGGAAACGGAGAAATACAACATTACTGTATGTCCCATCAAAATACTTTTCAGTCCATGAGCAGCAACTAAATAAGAACATTGTGCAACCAACCCTTTGCATTTCCACAATAACTACACCGCTGCTTTGTTACTATACACTGTAGAATCTTACTTTAATGAGGGTACTTGAGCTCACATAAACACATGAGAGCATCATACAGCCGTGGCACTGTAGTGACAGTCAAACAgtgtttttaacacaaaccaaacaccaGTCAGTTGTATCTTACCATTCCGTGGTCGAATGTAAAAACGCCGACGTCTCTGCCGTGGTGGATGTGATTCCGTCTGATGATTGGGTTGCCATGGTTTTTAACCCAGATCCCAGCCAGAGCGTTGTTTGAGATCTCATTGTCTTCGTATATTCCCTGaacaataaacaatattgaTTAAGTTCAAGACTTTGAACATTTTCATATCATACTATTATTTAACCTCACATGTGAAAGGCTAGTTTCTTTAGACTGGGACTGTTCATGAAACCAGCGAGGAGTAGGAGAATTGAGAAAGATGggctctgctgctgttgctcaATTAGTTATTTGTGAAGTCCCTATGGTACAACAACACAGATGTTGACATATGCCTTCAAGTCTTAATGCAATACTTTGCAACATggggtgaaatgtgtgtcttaCCTGTGCATGGTCCGTGATGTAAAGACCAACATTTTCACAGTCGCTAATGTTGCAGTGCTTGATCGTTGGACAAGCGCCCTGGCCGCTGACACAGACAGCTGACCCCACTGAAACAAGCACGATAAAGATGTATTAGTGCACAGATATCCATGTCAAAATatacaacaaaaacaatctcTGCCCTTACAATGGAGTGTCTACTTGCAACATAAATGTATGTAGCACAGGTTCTTCTTAACTATCCCAATAATCATCTCACAACACCTCACATTTGTTTTGTGACCCCCCTTTGtgggttgggaaccactgaagtAGACCGGCTTACCCGTGCACGTGCTGCGTATGATGCAGTGGTCGATGATGGGGCTGCAGTTGACTGTAATCTCCAAGCAGTGGTGTGCATTGTGGTGCTGGGCGGATTTGTCATCAGGATTGAACTGCAGCAGAGACAAAAACAGTTCTAAACAATTAACAATTGCTTTCACACATTCGAGTGAGTGTGCATATAAACCTAAATGGTTGTTTAAAAAGATTGTGGATGAACAGTATTGTACATGTGGCCTgtataaacacagaaaaaaagagagaaacagaaatctCACCCTAATGGTCATGTATCCAACATAAGCATCTTCTGAGCCCTCCATGAATACAAACGTAGAGTCTCTGGTGTTCTCAATGATGACTTTCTCTGCTACTTTTCCAGGAGCTGCAAAATAATCCGAAAATTagaaacaagacaaaacaaatacacaataaaacTGTGACAAcgacttcacacacacacgtaccaGCTCCGATCATTGTGATGGGCGACTCGATGTAGATCCACTCATCTGTGTAAATACCGGAGTGGACGAATATCAGGCCGTCAAAGTGAGGCTCCTGACCCCCTCCGAGAGCATCCTCAATGGTGTCATAGTACTGGAGAAAGACATCACACGTGAGGTTAAACGACTGGAGCATtaaagtgtggaaaaaaaatgtgggaAACAGTTTACTTACAAACATGTTATCTCTCCCTTTGTATCTGGCAGGATTACTGTAGAAGTGTTCTGCAAAGCCCGGCTTCACGTGTGCTCctttatactgtaaaaaaacatccacataaTTATTCACACAGCAACAATTTTAGACAACAAAGACATTGCACGGACAATGCATTTTAGGCGAGATGGGGAAATCATCGCTAGAAAAATGCCTGAGACAATTTAGATGTTTGATCCTAAAAGGTCAATATATCGCAAAggaatacaatttaaaaacataGTTCTCTTCTGTCCCCTGCATACTGAATGTCACCATTATGGCCCGTGGTGTTGCCCTTTCACATGACATTAGCTGTCTGTACACAGGAGGGTTTAAAGTCGCACTGAAGCAACTTTTGGCTACAAAAATGCCAATGTAAAGATTAAAAGAAAGCAGCGTGGATCTCGTCTCCTCAACTCTGTATGTACAAGCAACCTATGCTTAATGATACCTCAACTTAGCAATTCATTTTCACATCGGTAGCTTTCAAAGCACAGTCTCTAGGAAGGTTTTAGTAACCATACAGAGTAGTGCGGTGCCAGTGTCTCATTTGcttcataataacatataaaGATGTGTTGATATGTTGTGAATCATTAAGCCCACAGGAGGTTCCATACCAGCTGCTGAAAACTTTCCTTCCACGGGTTTGGCTGCTCGTACTCTTCTGGGTTTATCTGGTAGAACTTCCCTGCCTCGGGGTGCATCATGGGGCGCGTGTATTCAAACACTTCCATGTACAGCCTCTTCCTGAAATATGAAGGTAAAATGACAATTAACACCACCCTCCTCTCATTTGAATCACAATTTCTCAGTCTACAAGCTcagtaaaattaacattttttgtgATGTTTTGTACAAATTTGTTGATTAACttaaaatgaaaccaaaaaaagtcaaaggtcATGTCCACACTGGGGGCCCTGAGGTCGAGACAGTTGATAGTTTCAACATGTTCACAGCTAAATGACTATGATAGGCTTGTTTTGACTGTCTGTAATGTTTTTTGGATTGTAAATATAAACTACTGACTGATTAATTTTCTTTAAACTCTTGCATCAAGAAGTCACTCAGCTTACAGTTGTAAAATTCTCTACTAATGCTCTACtaatattgatatttgagaATCAAATATATTaagtgctgtttgttttgtataTCATGGTGATTTCACACAATAGCCTGCATTGGCAGTGACAACAATACAAGTTATTTTGATATATTAagaaataacaaacaattatttCAAAGCGTAATGTATGACATGTGCCCTACTGACAATTTGACAAAGAGCTTTTGTTATTAGACATGCTGTCAAAATTGTTCCTGATCAAGGCAAACAATCAGCATACTTCCTTCTTGATTTAGCTTTCGAATTTGTGTAACCATTTCAAATCAGATGCACAACACAATCAATCAAAGGCAAATTAAAGGCACTATCAAGTCAAAATAAATTGTAGCTATGGGACTGTTATTGTAACTGCCctcagaacatttgaaatacgtattgattaaaacatttataagATACAAACGTTAAAGCTGCTGTTAAACCAtctattaaacacacacacacacacaaaggagcAGGACAAATAACACAGGACACTGGGGAAGAGGAAACCCAACACCAACAAGTCTCACCAGAGGATGGGGTCATTGGCCAGCTCACTGAAGCGCTTGCACACACACGCTGCGCGGCACAAGTCCTGCTCCAACAGGTACGAGAAGATCTTTAGCACCACCTCGTCTGGAAGCTTCTCCTGCAAATACTgctctgctggagctgctgggaGGAGGACGGCCGTGGAATtagaataaaatattttcaaagGACGGGGGTTTGGTGTGGGGTTAGACAACAACAGCCATACAAGCATATTCACAGCTAGATTACGAGAGGAACCTAAACTATCTCTCGAGTCACAATAGCAAAAGATTTCTGCAGAAATGAAGACGACTTcgaaatattaaaaacacataacaatcTGAATTGCTCTAGCAATTTCCCAACAcattgttaaattaaaaaatcagggctaaaaCATATAAACAAGGCTACAAGTACAATCATTATCAATCATGTTTATGAACTGGACCGATTTGTTTATCATACATTAACAGAACAAAAAGCTACTATTTGTGGGGATTTTTgtatctaatttttttttttttaatgggaagAAGATGAAACAAAAAGATGTATTGTGTAGATAAATGTCATATTTGCTATTAGGCAGTAATTTTGGTTTGAAAACAGATCATGT encodes:
- the msh6 gene encoding DNA mismatch repair protein Msh6 isoform X2, coding for MAKQSSLFNFFTKSPPPVSKKKTSPSPAEADLPSSVDKSSCSPKEQSKSSCTPKEQAKSSSTPKEQAKSSCSPKEQAKTSSSPKEQAKSSSSPKEQAKQTPTQQPNKTSKVKPKSKDKSSKGGFKKLFGDNIKAATTKQSNTCTFSAGALVWAKLEGHPWWPCMVVPQPLTGLQMRGRGRAQRIHVHFFDEPATRGWVSTKYIREYHGSDSSDAKIGGVFFSGKPVIRRAMELADGVMFDSTEKRLKMPICMDPSDDEEEEEDDDEEMEIDKSTSSDEEELSDEEEQINEKVKPSKVSLRSSHASTENGNKAKRRRIIVASDSDGSDEEFKPEKAASSSEDEEGEATVSSGEEKEESTNESEAESPIKPVKRKRPEEKSAPTKAKIPTTPSFTPKRAPPAIAVNTKSRLSAFSAPDNFESQANGSGTGGGATTWDHEKLEWCQDGRRKDGRRRRQTEDGYDPATLYVPEDFLNRTSPGMRRWWQLKSEMFDTVIFYKVGKFYELYHMDAVIGVNEMGLTFMKGSWAHSGFPEIGFGRFSDVLVQKGYKVARVEQTETPEMMEVRCKKMAKPTKFDRVVRREVCRIITRGTQTYSVLDGAPSESQSKFLLSLKEKAEEESSGRCRTYGVCFVDTSVGYFHIGQFPDDRHCSRLRTLIAHFAPAEVLFEKGNPSVETRKILKASLSSALQEGLTAGTQFWDAQKTLKTLSEEDYFREIADKDQGTGNNFLPALLKKMTSESDSLCLTPKEGYELGLSALGGCISYLKKCLVDQELLSLANFEEYVPVDVELEKAAGPASFFVQTRQRMVLDGVTLANLEIFQNGSGGTEGTLLERLDTCSTPFGKRLLKQWLCAPLCNPTSIKDRLDAVEDLMAAQAQATEVSDLLKKLPDLERLLSKIHSIGTPLKGQDHPDGRAVLYEEVTYSKRKIADFLSALEGFKTMQEIITVLAPVSDESQSALLRQVVSLKGEKDGLFPDLSAELRRWETAFDHQKARTTGVITPKAGFDPEFDQALTSIKNCERELQDYLDRQKKRVGCKSMSYWGTGRNRYQMEVPDNVSERNIPEEYEVKSTKKGWKRYVTKETERLFSELQGFEEKRDAALKDCMRRLFYNFDKNYRDWKTGVECMAVIDVLLALSRYSQGGDGPMARPQVVLPEGDDQVATFLDLVGSRHPCVTKTFFGDDFIPNDINIGCPGGGETDEEKEHASCVLVTGPNMGGKSTLMRQCGLVIILAQLGCHVPAESLRFTPVDRVFTRLGASDRIMAGESTFFVELSETASILHHATKHSLVLLDELGRGTATYDGTAIASAVVKELAEKICCRTLFSTHYHSLVEDYANNPAVRLGHMACMVENECEDPSQETITFLYKFITGACPKSYGFNAARLANLPEVVIQSGHRKAKEFERSTISLRLFKKLCQFAEDATPGNTHFSSFVQMLNTL